One genomic segment of Streptomyces sp. NBC_00239 includes these proteins:
- a CDS encoding ATP-binding protein has translation MKIAFVGKGGSGKTTLSSLFIRHLAANEAPVVAVDADINQHLGAALGLDPEAAAAMPALGAHLPLIKDYLRGSNPRIASAETMIKTTPPGTGSRLLRVCEDNPVYEACGRRIALDGGPVLLMATGPFTEADLGVACYHSKVGAVELCLNHLVDGPDEYVVVDMTAGSDSFASGMFTRFDMTFLVAEPTLKGVSVYRQYKEYARDFGVPLKVVGNKVQGPDDVEFLRAEVGDDLLVAVGHSDWVRAMEKGRPADFDLLEAGNRLALQALQDAADDRYGLRDWAKYTEQMVHFHLRNAESWGNAKTGADLAAQVDPGFVLHEELSGELDGAPGAVSPPRSPRPAPQPA, from the coding sequence ATGAAGATCGCTTTCGTGGGAAAGGGCGGCAGCGGCAAGACGACGCTGTCCTCCCTCTTCATCCGCCACCTCGCAGCCAATGAGGCCCCCGTCGTCGCGGTGGACGCCGACATCAACCAGCACTTGGGGGCCGCGCTCGGCCTCGATCCCGAGGCCGCGGCCGCGATGCCCGCGCTCGGTGCGCACCTGCCGCTCATCAAGGACTACCTGCGCGGCTCGAATCCCCGCATCGCCTCCGCCGAGACCATGATCAAGACGACCCCGCCCGGCACCGGTTCCCGACTGCTGCGGGTGTGCGAGGACAACCCCGTCTACGAGGCCTGCGGCCGCCGGATCGCGCTCGACGGCGGGCCGGTGCTGCTGATGGCCACCGGCCCGTTCACCGAGGCCGACCTCGGGGTGGCCTGCTACCACTCCAAGGTGGGTGCCGTGGAGCTGTGCCTGAACCACCTGGTGGACGGCCCGGACGAGTACGTCGTGGTGGACATGACGGCGGGCTCGGACTCCTTCGCCTCGGGCATGTTCACCCGCTTCGACATGACCTTCCTGGTCGCGGAGCCGACCCTGAAGGGGGTGTCCGTCTACCGCCAGTACAAGGAGTACGCCCGGGACTTCGGGGTGCCGCTGAAGGTGGTCGGCAACAAGGTCCAGGGGCCCGACGACGTGGAGTTCCTGCGCGCCGAGGTCGGCGACGACCTGCTGGTGGCGGTCGGGCACTCGGACTGGGTGCGGGCGATGGAGAAGGGCCGGCCGGCCGACTTCGACCTGCTGGAGGCCGGCAACCGGCTGGCGCTGCAAGCCCTGCAGGACGCCGCGGACGACCGGTACGGGCTGCGCGACTGGGCGAAGTACACCGAGCAGATGGTGCACTTCCACCTGCGGAACGCGGAGAGCTGGGGCAACGCGAAGACCGGGGCCGACCTGGCGGCGCAGGTGGACCCCGGCTTCGTGCTGCACGAGGAGCTGAGCGGGGAGCTCGACGGGGCGCCGGGCGCGGTCAGCCCTCCTCGTTCTCCCCGGCCTGCTCCGCAGCCTGCTTGA
- a CDS encoding SulP family inorganic anion transporter: protein MSTRNDRSPLSADLSASVAVFLIALPLSLGIALATGAPLQAGLVAAAVGGIVAGRLGGAPLQVSGASAGLTVVTAELIQRYGWRTTCAVTVIAGAAQLALALLRTARSALMVSPAIVHGMLAGIGVTIVVAQLHIVLGGTPQSSAVANVRELPAQLADLHPGALAVSALTLGVLLAWPRLPGRAGRALRKAPAALAAVALATAVAAVAGPGLARVDLPSWRSHALPEVPDGPVLGILTAVVAVTLVGSVESLLSAVATDKLIAAERPAVARPPRASLNRELRGQGVANMVSGALGGLPVAGGAVRSITNVKSGAVSSRSTMLHGAWMLTAAALLTPALDLIPLAALAALVLAVGVQMVSITHMRSVTRHREVLVYAVTTTAVVVFGVLAGVAVGIAVAVAVALHRLARTRITVTHEHGIHRLRARGQLTFLAVPRLSRELNQIPHDAKVVVELDGSFMDHAAYETLQDWQDSHRAHGGTIEVTGRSGTPLAGAGRRPRGAHQCCRPWTPWQNHCDHRAPAVEVATAAAAPRRGAGRLASGIGAFQRDTAPHVRGELARLAREGQRPSQLFLTCADSRLVTSMITASGPGDLFTVRNVGNLVPPPGAESTDDSVAAAIEYAVDVLQVDSITVCGHSGCGAMQALLNSTPGAPMTPLRRWLRHGLPSLRRMTSRHEPWARISGRLPADAVEQLCLTNVVQQLEHLRAHESVARRLAEGTLELHGMYFHVGEAQAYLLTEGDGFFDNHVFDQVKPDTGACESGSGEAFPLSRPEQRGTTELRHSELEEAPA from the coding sequence ATGTCCACCCGCAACGACCGCTCACCCCTCTCCGCGGACCTCTCCGCTTCCGTCGCCGTGTTCCTGATCGCGCTGCCGCTCTCCCTCGGCATCGCCCTGGCCACCGGAGCCCCCCTGCAGGCGGGCCTGGTGGCCGCGGCCGTCGGCGGCATCGTGGCCGGCCGCCTGGGCGGCGCCCCCCTACAGGTGAGCGGCGCCTCGGCCGGGCTCACCGTGGTCACGGCCGAGCTGATCCAGCGCTACGGATGGCGCACCACCTGCGCCGTCACCGTGATCGCCGGCGCGGCCCAACTGGCCCTGGCCCTGTTGCGCACCGCGCGGTCCGCCCTGATGGTCAGCCCCGCCATCGTGCACGGCATGCTCGCGGGCATCGGCGTGACGATCGTGGTCGCCCAGCTGCACATCGTCCTGGGCGGCACACCACAGAGTTCCGCGGTGGCCAACGTCCGCGAACTGCCCGCACAGCTGGCAGACCTGCACCCCGGAGCCCTGGCCGTGAGCGCGCTCACCCTCGGGGTACTGCTGGCCTGGCCGCGGCTGCCCGGGCGGGCAGGGCGGGCACTGCGCAAGGCACCCGCCGCACTGGCGGCGGTGGCACTGGCCACCGCGGTGGCCGCAGTCGCCGGGCCGGGCCTGGCCCGGGTGGACCTCCCCTCCTGGCGCAGCCACGCCCTGCCCGAAGTGCCCGACGGCCCGGTGCTGGGGATCCTCACGGCCGTGGTGGCCGTCACCCTGGTCGGCAGCGTGGAGTCGCTGCTGTCCGCGGTGGCCACCGACAAGCTCATCGCAGCCGAACGGCCGGCCGTGGCGCGGCCGCCGCGGGCCTCGCTCAACCGGGAGCTGCGCGGTCAGGGCGTGGCCAACATGGTCTCCGGCGCCCTCGGCGGGCTCCCGGTGGCCGGCGGTGCGGTCCGCAGCATCACCAACGTCAAGTCAGGTGCCGTCAGTAGCCGTTCGACCATGCTCCACGGCGCCTGGATGCTGACCGCGGCCGCTCTGCTCACCCCCGCGCTCGACCTGATCCCGCTGGCCGCGCTGGCCGCGCTGGTCTTGGCCGTCGGCGTGCAGATGGTCAGCATCACCCACATGCGCAGCGTCACCCGCCACCGGGAAGTACTGGTCTACGCGGTGACCACCACCGCCGTGGTCGTCTTCGGCGTCCTGGCGGGGGTGGCCGTCGGAATCGCGGTGGCAGTCGCGGTGGCCCTCCACCGACTGGCCCGCACCCGCATCACCGTCACCCATGAGCACGGCATCCACCGGCTGCGCGCTCGCGGCCAGCTGACCTTCCTGGCCGTACCCCGGCTCAGCCGCGAGCTGAACCAGATCCCCCACGACGCGAAGGTGGTCGTGGAGCTGGACGGCTCCTTCATGGACCATGCCGCGTACGAGACCTTGCAGGACTGGCAGGACTCCCATCGCGCGCACGGCGGCACGATCGAGGTGACCGGCCGCTCCGGCACTCCGCTGGCCGGGGCGGGACGGAGGCCCCGCGGAGCGCACCAGTGCTGCCGCCCGTGGACCCCCTGGCAGAACCACTGCGACCATCGCGCCCCGGCCGTGGAGGTCGCCACCGCCGCGGCGGCGCCCCGGCGCGGGGCGGGCCGGCTCGCCAGCGGGATCGGCGCCTTCCAGCGGGACACGGCCCCGCACGTGCGGGGGGAGCTCGCCCGGCTGGCCCGCGAGGGGCAACGGCCCTCCCAGCTGTTCCTGACCTGCGCCGACTCCCGGCTGGTCACGAGCATGATCACGGCGAGCGGCCCGGGCGACCTCTTCACGGTGCGCAACGTCGGCAATCTGGTGCCGCCGCCCGGCGCGGAGTCGACCGACGACTCGGTGGCGGCCGCCATCGAGTACGCCGTGGACGTGCTCCAGGTCGACAGCATCACGGTGTGCGGGCACTCGGGCTGTGGCGCGATGCAGGCGCTGCTGAACTCCACGCCGGGCGCGCCGATGACCCCGCTGCGGCGCTGGCTGCGGCACGGGCTGCCGAGTCTGCGGCGCATGACGAGCCGGCACGAGCCGTGGGCCCGGATCTCCGGGCGACTGCCGGCGGACGCGGTCGAGCAGCTCTGCCTGACCAATGTGGTCCAGCAGCTGGAGCACCTGCGGGCCCACGAGTCGGTGGCCAGGCGGCTCGCCGAGGGCACGCTGGAGCTGCACGGCATGTACTTCCACGTGGGTGAAGCCCAGGCCTACCTGCTCACCGAAGGTGACGGTTTTTTCGACAACCACGTCTTCGACCAGGTGAAGCCGGATACCGGAGCATGTGAGTCCGGTTCTGGCGAAGCCTTCCCCCTCAGCCGCCCGGAGCAGCGCGGAACGACTGAATTGCGCCATTCCGAGCTGGAAGAGGCACCGGCCTGA
- the acs gene encoding acetate--CoA ligase: MSNESLANLLKEERRFAPPADLAANANVTAEAYTQAEADRLGFWAEQARRLTWSTEPTETLDWSNPPFAKWFADGTLNVAYNCVDRHVEAGNGDRVALHFEGEPGDSRAITYAELKDEVSKAANALTELGVQAGDRVAVYLPMIPEAVVAMLACARVGAAHSVVFGGFSADAVASRIQDADAKLVITADGGYRRGKPSALKPAIDEAVAKCPQVEHVLVVRRTGQDTAFTEGRDVWWHDIVGRQSAEHTPQAFDAEHPLFILYTSGTTGKPKGILHTSGGYLTQAAYTHHAVFDLKPETDVYWCTADIGWVTGHSYIVYGPLANGATQVMYEGTPDTPHQGRFWEVVQKYGVTILYTAPTAIRTFMKWGDDIPAKFDLSSLRVLGSVGEPINPEAWIWYREHIGGGRCPIVDTWWQTETGAMMISPLPGVTETKPGSAQRALPGIGATVVDDEANEVPDGGGGYLVLTEPWPSMLRTIWGDDQRFIDTYWSRFEGKYFAGDGAKKDDDGDIWLLGRVDDVMLVSGHNISTTEVESALVSHPSVAEAAVVGAADETTGQAIVAFVILRGTASENDGLVADLRNHVGATLGPIAKPKRILPVQELPKTRSGKIMRRLLRDVAENRAVGDVTTLADSSVMDLIQTKLPAAGSED; the protein is encoded by the coding sequence GTGAGCAACGAAAGCCTGGCCAACCTGCTCAAGGAAGAGCGGCGGTTCGCACCGCCCGCCGATCTGGCCGCCAACGCCAACGTGACGGCGGAGGCATACACCCAGGCCGAGGCGGACCGGCTGGGCTTCTGGGCCGAGCAGGCCCGGCGGCTGACCTGGTCCACCGAGCCGACGGAGACGCTCGACTGGAGCAACCCGCCCTTCGCGAAGTGGTTCGCGGACGGCACGCTGAACGTCGCGTACAACTGCGTCGACCGCCACGTCGAGGCCGGCAACGGCGACCGCGTCGCCCTCCACTTCGAGGGCGAGCCCGGCGACAGCCGCGCGATCACCTACGCCGAGCTCAAGGACGAGGTCTCCAAGGCCGCCAACGCCCTCACCGAGCTGGGCGTACAGGCCGGCGACCGGGTCGCCGTCTACCTGCCGATGATCCCCGAGGCGGTCGTCGCGATGCTCGCGTGCGCCCGCGTCGGCGCCGCGCACTCCGTCGTCTTCGGCGGCTTCTCCGCCGACGCCGTCGCCTCCCGCATCCAGGACGCCGACGCCAAGCTCGTCATCACCGCCGACGGCGGCTACCGCCGGGGCAAGCCCTCCGCGCTCAAGCCCGCCATCGACGAGGCCGTGGCCAAGTGCCCGCAGGTCGAGCACGTCCTCGTGGTGCGGCGCACCGGCCAGGACACCGCCTTCACCGAGGGCCGCGACGTCTGGTGGCACGACATCGTCGGCCGCCAGTCCGCCGAGCACACCCCACAGGCGTTCGACGCCGAGCACCCGCTCTTCATCCTGTACACCTCGGGGACGACGGGGAAGCCGAAGGGCATCCTGCACACCTCCGGCGGCTACCTGACCCAGGCCGCGTACACCCACCACGCCGTCTTCGACCTCAAGCCGGAGACCGACGTCTACTGGTGCACCGCCGACATCGGCTGGGTGACCGGGCACTCGTACATCGTCTACGGCCCGCTGGCCAACGGCGCCACGCAGGTCATGTACGAGGGCACCCCCGACACCCCGCACCAGGGCCGGTTCTGGGAGGTCGTGCAGAAGTACGGCGTCACCATCCTCTACACGGCGCCGACGGCCATCCGCACGTTCATGAAGTGGGGAGACGACATCCCCGCCAAGTTCGACCTGTCCTCCCTGCGCGTGCTCGGCTCCGTCGGCGAGCCGATCAACCCCGAAGCCTGGATCTGGTACCGCGAGCACATCGGCGGCGGCCGCTGCCCGATCGTGGACACCTGGTGGCAGACCGAGACCGGCGCGATGATGATCTCGCCGCTCCCGGGCGTCACCGAGACCAAGCCCGGCTCCGCCCAGCGCGCGCTGCCCGGCATCGGCGCCACCGTCGTCGACGACGAGGCCAACGAGGTGCCCGACGGCGGTGGCGGCTACCTGGTCCTCACCGAGCCGTGGCCCTCGATGCTGCGCACCATCTGGGGCGACGACCAGCGGTTCATCGACACGTACTGGTCCCGCTTCGAGGGCAAGTACTTCGCCGGCGACGGCGCCAAGAAGGACGACGACGGCGACATCTGGCTGCTCGGCCGCGTCGACGACGTGATGCTGGTGTCCGGCCACAACATCTCCACCACGGAGGTCGAGTCGGCCCTCGTCTCGCACCCCTCGGTCGCCGAGGCGGCCGTCGTGGGCGCCGCCGACGAGACCACCGGCCAGGCCATCGTCGCGTTCGTCATCCTGCGCGGCACCGCCTCCGAGAACGACGGCCTCGTCGCCGACCTGCGCAACCACGTCGGTGCCACGCTCGGCCCGATCGCCAAGCCCAAGCGGATCCTGCCGGTCCAGGAGCTGCCCAAGACCCGCTCGGGCAAGATCATGCGTCGTCTGCTGCGGGACGTGGCCGAGAACCGCGCGGTCGGTGACGTCACCACGCTCGCCGACTCGTCCGTGATGGACCTGATCCAGACGAAGCTGCCGGCCGCGGGCAGCGAGGACTGA
- the nhaA gene encoding Na+/H+ antiporter NhaA has product MAAPSPTDQRNRKLLGRLSLPERRFVADALRAETVGGVLLLAAAIAALLWANIPALTSSYDSVRNFHIGPGALGLDLSVQHWAADGMLAIFFFVAGIELKRELVAGDLRDPKAAALPVIAALCGMAVPALVYTLVSTLGNGSTDGWAVPTATDIAFALAVLAVIGTSLPSALRAFLLTLAVVDDLFAILIIAVFFTSEIDFVALGGAFVGLVLFWFLLRKRVRGWYVYIPLALAIWGLMYNSGVHATIAGVAMGLMLRCNREDGEEHSPGEHIEHLVRPVSAGLAVPLFALFSAGVSLSGHAIGQVFTRPETLGVVLGLVVGKTVGIFGGTWLAARFTKAELNEDLAWPDVLAVASLAGIGFTVSLLIGELAFAGDDVLVDEVKAAVLMGSFIAAVVAGIMLKIRNSRYRDLTEAEERDEDLDGIPDVYEQDKPDYHLRMALIHEAKAAEHRRRAEVAAGSSGDGDSPA; this is encoded by the coding sequence GTGGCCGCGCCCAGCCCCACCGACCAGCGGAACCGCAAGCTCCTCGGCAGGCTCTCGCTGCCCGAGCGGCGGTTCGTCGCCGACGCCCTGCGCGCCGAGACCGTCGGCGGTGTCCTGCTCCTCGCGGCCGCCATCGCCGCCCTCCTCTGGGCCAACATCCCCGCGCTGACCAGCAGCTACGACAGCGTCCGGAACTTCCACATCGGCCCCGGGGCCCTCGGCCTCGACCTCTCGGTGCAGCACTGGGCCGCCGACGGCATGCTCGCGATCTTCTTCTTCGTCGCCGGCATCGAGCTCAAGCGCGAACTGGTCGCCGGAGACCTGCGCGACCCCAAGGCCGCCGCCCTCCCGGTCATCGCCGCGCTCTGCGGCATGGCCGTCCCCGCCCTCGTCTACACGCTCGTCAGCACCCTCGGCAACGGCTCGACCGACGGCTGGGCCGTCCCCACCGCCACCGACATCGCCTTCGCGCTCGCCGTCCTCGCCGTCATCGGCACCTCGCTGCCCTCTGCGCTGCGCGCCTTCCTGCTGACCCTCGCCGTGGTCGACGACCTCTTCGCCATCCTGATCATCGCGGTGTTCTTCACCAGCGAGATCGACTTCGTGGCGCTCGGCGGCGCGTTCGTCGGCCTGGTCCTCTTCTGGTTCCTGCTGCGCAAGCGGGTCCGCGGCTGGTACGTCTACATCCCGCTGGCCCTGGCCATCTGGGGCCTGATGTACAACAGCGGCGTGCACGCCACGATCGCCGGCGTGGCCATGGGCCTGATGCTGCGCTGCAACCGCGAGGACGGCGAGGAGCACTCGCCGGGCGAGCACATCGAGCACCTGGTGCGGCCCGTCTCCGCAGGCCTGGCGGTGCCGCTCTTCGCCCTCTTCTCGGCGGGCGTCTCCCTCTCCGGCCACGCGATCGGGCAGGTCTTCACCCGGCCGGAGACCCTCGGCGTGGTCCTCGGCCTGGTCGTCGGCAAGACCGTCGGCATCTTCGGCGGCACCTGGCTGGCCGCCCGCTTCACCAAGGCCGAACTGAACGAGGACCTCGCCTGGCCCGACGTCCTGGCCGTGGCCTCCCTCGCCGGCATCGGCTTCACCGTCTCGCTCCTCATCGGCGAGCTCGCCTTCGCCGGCGACGACGTGCTCGTGGACGAGGTCAAGGCGGCCGTCCTGATGGGCTCGTTCATCGCCGCGGTCGTGGCCGGCATCATGCTCAAGATCCGCAACAGCCGCTACCGGGACCTCACCGAGGCCGAGGAGCGCGACGAGGACCTCGACGGCATCCCGGACGTCTACGAGCAGGACAAACCCGACTACCACTTGCGGATGGCCCTGATCCACGAGGCGAAGGCCGCCGAGCACCGCCGCAGGGCCGAAGTCGCGGCCGGGTCCAGCGGCGACGGCGACAGTCCGGCATGA
- a CDS encoding phage holin family protein, with protein sequence MSAADQGTPGTERTLGQLVASATAEMSALVHDEIALAKAELRQDVKRAGIGGAAIGIAGVLALFSLPVLSFAAAYGIHNLGLGLAWSFLIVGVSFLLIAGLLAMLAVSKFKKVKPPEKTIASVKQTAAVVGTVKPHPRPVSDKAVGVARSSA encoded by the coding sequence ATGAGCGCAGCGGACCAAGGGACCCCCGGGACCGAGCGGACCCTGGGCCAGCTGGTCGCCTCGGCCACCGCCGAGATGTCCGCCCTGGTGCACGACGAGATCGCGCTCGCCAAGGCCGAGCTGCGCCAGGACGTCAAGCGGGCGGGCATCGGCGGCGCGGCGATCGGGATCGCCGGCGTGCTCGCGCTCTTCTCCCTCCCGGTGCTGAGCTTCGCCGCGGCCTACGGGATCCACAACCTCGGCCTCGGGCTCGCCTGGTCGTTCCTCATCGTCGGTGTCTCGTTCCTGCTCATCGCGGGTCTGCTGGCGATGCTCGCCGTGTCGAAGTTCAAGAAGGTCAAGCCGCCGGAGAAGACCATCGCCTCCGTCAAGCAGACCGCGGCCGTGGTCGGGACCGTCAAGCCGCACCCGCGGCCGGTCAGTGACAAGGCAGTGGGTGTGGCACGCTCGTCTGCATGA
- a CDS encoding alpha/beta fold hydrolase translates to MTASTPEPSTPPTAATAVRLDIPGAHKVTHRDVAANGARFHVAEAGDGPLVLLLHGFPQFWWTWRHQLTALADAGFRAVAMDLRGVGGSDRTPRGYDPANLALDITGVVRSLGEPDAALVGHDLGGYLAWTAAVMRPKLVRRLVVSSMPHPRRWRAAMLSDFAQSRAGSYVWGFQRPWLPERRLVADDGALVGDLIREWSGPRLPDEADIDVYRRAMCIPSTAHCSIEPYRWMVRSLARPDGLQFNRRMKRPVRVPTLHLHGSLDPVMRTRSAAGSGEYVEAPYRWRLFDGLGHFPHEEDPVAFSTELVNWLKDPEPDR, encoded by the coding sequence ATGACAGCGTCCACGCCGGAACCCAGCACTCCGCCCACCGCCGCGACGGCGGTGCGCCTCGACATCCCCGGCGCGCACAAGGTGACGCACCGGGACGTCGCGGCCAACGGCGCGCGCTTCCACGTCGCGGAGGCCGGTGACGGTCCGCTGGTGCTGCTGCTGCACGGCTTCCCCCAGTTCTGGTGGACCTGGCGGCACCAGCTGACCGCCCTCGCCGACGCCGGGTTCCGCGCGGTGGCCATGGACCTGCGCGGGGTGGGCGGCAGCGACCGCACCCCGCGCGGCTACGACCCCGCCAATCTCGCGCTCGACATCACCGGGGTCGTACGGTCCCTCGGCGAGCCGGACGCCGCGCTCGTCGGCCACGACCTGGGCGGCTACCTGGCCTGGACCGCGGCGGTCATGCGCCCCAAGCTGGTGCGCCGGCTGGTGGTCTCCTCGATGCCGCACCCGCGGCGCTGGCGCGCGGCCATGCTGTCGGACTTCGCGCAGAGCCGGGCCGGCTCGTACGTATGGGGTTTCCAGCGGCCCTGGCTCCCCGAGCGGCGGCTGGTCGCGGACGACGGCGCGCTGGTGGGCGACCTGATCCGGGAGTGGTCGGGCCCGCGGCTGCCCGACGAGGCCGACATCGACGTGTACCGGCGGGCCATGTGCATCCCGTCCACCGCGCACTGCTCGATCGAGCCGTACCGCTGGATGGTCCGCTCGCTGGCCCGCCCGGACGGCCTCCAGTTCAACCGGCGCATGAAGCGGCCGGTCCGAGTCCCCACCCTGCACCTGCACGGGTCACTGGATCCGGTGATGCGCACCCGCAGCGCGGCGGGCTCCGGCGAGTACGTCGAAGCCCCCTACCGGTGGCGGCTGTTCGACGGACTCGGGCACTTCCCGCACGAGGAGGACCCGGTCGCCTTCTCCACCGAACTCGTGAACTGGCTGAAGGACCCCGAACCCGACCGCTGA